A part of Methanocella sp. genomic DNA contains:
- a CDS encoding YgiQ family radical SAM protein, producing MSRDEMKNLGWEQCDVIIVSGDAYVDHPAFGSALIGRVLEDAGFRVGMIAIPDYTDKKSFDVLGEPRLCFCVSSGNVDSMVNNYTANKRIRTEDDYAPGGKGGLRPDRAVLVYCNRIRETFKTKPIIIGGIEASLRRFAHYDYWDDKVRQSILADAPADLLVYGMAEKPIIEVISELNDGKDIGDIKGIRGTSTKTRGLDIESFVELPDYKNVSSDKRAYALAFKAYSDEQDPFYGRVVVQRHPKTIIVQNPPPMPMTMAELDHVYGLPYTRRPHPSYKEEIPALRTVRFSITSHRGCFGGCAFCAITNHQGRIVQSRSKESILEEVRKLVKMPEFKGTITDIGGPTADMYMLGCEKQAKYGACQDKLCLYPQACPSLNKDHGRLIDLLKAVEAVPGVKNVFIGSGIRYDLAMQDEAYLYHICENNISGQLKVAPEHVSKAVTDAMCKPSIEKYERFVKRYKEINQELGKEQYIIPYFISGHPGCTLKDAVQLAEYVRDMGYYVEQVQDFTPTPSTLSTCMYYTGYNPYTEKEVYVPKSVEERKMQRALLQYKDPDNYDLVKKALLKAGRKDLIGYGPKCLITPARPYSRRR from the coding sequence ATGTCCCGGGATGAAATGAAAAATCTCGGCTGGGAACAATGCGACGTCATCATCGTTAGCGGAGACGCTTACGTCGACCATCCTGCCTTTGGATCGGCCCTCATCGGCCGGGTGCTGGAGGATGCGGGCTTTCGCGTAGGAATGATCGCGATACCCGACTATACGGATAAAAAGTCCTTTGATGTCCTGGGAGAGCCCCGGCTCTGCTTCTGTGTTTCGTCCGGCAACGTGGACTCGATGGTCAATAATTACACTGCTAATAAGCGTATCCGCACGGAAGACGACTATGCTCCAGGGGGCAAAGGCGGCCTCCGGCCGGACCGCGCCGTCCTCGTCTACTGTAACCGTATCCGCGAGACCTTTAAGACGAAGCCCATTATCATCGGCGGCATCGAAGCCAGCCTGCGCCGCTTCGCCCACTACGATTACTGGGACGATAAGGTGAGACAGTCGATCCTTGCAGACGCTCCCGCCGACCTTTTAGTCTATGGCATGGCTGAAAAGCCGATCATAGAAGTGATAAGCGAGCTCAACGATGGCAAAGATATCGGAGATATAAAAGGCATCCGGGGCACGTCCACGAAGACCCGGGGGCTGGATATCGAAAGTTTTGTGGAGCTTCCAGATTATAAAAACGTCTCGTCCGATAAAAGGGCCTATGCCCTTGCGTTCAAGGCGTATTCTGACGAGCAGGACCCGTTCTACGGCCGTGTCGTCGTGCAGCGCCACCCTAAAACGATCATCGTCCAGAACCCGCCTCCGATGCCTATGACGATGGCAGAGCTCGACCACGTCTATGGCCTGCCATATACCCGCCGGCCCCATCCTTCCTATAAAGAAGAGATCCCCGCGCTGCGCACGGTACGCTTTTCGATAACCAGTCACAGGGGCTGTTTCGGCGGCTGTGCATTCTGCGCCATCACGAACCACCAGGGGCGCATCGTCCAGAGCCGCAGTAAGGAGTCCATATTAGAAGAGGTAAGAAAGCTTGTGAAGATGCCCGAATTCAAGGGCACCATCACCGACATCGGCGGCCCGACGGCGGACATGTACATGCTGGGCTGCGAGAAGCAGGCGAAATACGGGGCCTGCCAGGATAAGCTCTGCCTGTACCCTCAGGCCTGCCCCAGCCTGAATAAGGACCATGGCAGGCTGATTGATTTATTAAAAGCCGTTGAAGCGGTGCCGGGAGTTAAGAACGTGTTCATAGGCTCCGGCATACGCTATGACCTGGCCATGCAGGACGAGGCATACCTCTACCATATCTGCGAGAATAATATCAGCGGTCAGCTAAAAGTGGCACCGGAGCACGTCTCTAAAGCAGTTACGGACGCCATGTGTAAGCCGTCCATCGAAAAGTACGAGCGTTTCGTGAAAAGGTATAAAGAGATAAACCAGGAGCTCGGCAAGGAGCAATATATCATACCCTATTTTATTTCTGGCCATCCCGGCTGTACGCTTAAGGACGCCGTCCAGCTCGCCGAGTACGTGCGGGACATGGGCTACTACGTCGAGCAGGTCCAGGATTTCACGCCGACGCCCTCGACGCTCTCCACCTGTATGTATTATACCGGCTATAACCCGTATACAGAAAAGGAGGTTTACGTCCCGAAGAGTGTCGAAGAGCGAAAAATGCAGCGGGCGCTATTACAGTATAAAGACCCGGATAATTACGATCTGGTAAAAAAGGCGCTGCTTAAGGCTGGCAGAAAAGATCTGATAGGTTATGGGCCGAAATGCCTGATAACGCCGGCAAGGCCCTACAGCCGGCGAAGATAA